Proteins from one Halopseudomonas pelagia genomic window:
- the thrC gene encoding threonine synthase produces the protein MRYISTRGQAPALNFEDVLLAGLATDGGLYVPENLPRFTQEEIASWVGLPYHELAFNVMRPFVAGSISDADFRRILEETYAVFEHQAVAPLRQLGANEWVLELFHGPTLAFKDFALQLLGRLLDHFLIKRGERVVIMGATSGDTGSAAIEGCKHCENVDIFILHPHNRVSEVQRRQMTTIMGDNIHNIAIDGNFDDCQEMVKDSFADQGFLKGTRLVAVNSINWARIMAQIVYYFHAALQLGGPARSMAFSVPTGNFGDIFAGYLARNMGLPISQLIVATNRNDILHRFMGGNQYDKDTLHASLSPSMDIMVSSNFERLLFDMHGRNGLRIAELMATFKSTGKLKVEQERWTDTRKLFDSLAVDDEATCATIAEVFNECGELLDPHTAIGVRAARECRRSMSLPMITLGTAHPVKFPDAVLKADVGEAPHLPAHLSDLFERQERFTVLANELKAVQSFVAEHGNRGKPL, from the coding sequence ATGCGCTATATAAGCACCCGCGGCCAGGCACCGGCCCTGAATTTTGAAGACGTATTGCTGGCCGGTCTGGCTACCGATGGCGGTCTGTATGTGCCGGAAAATTTGCCGCGCTTTACCCAGGAAGAAATTGCCTCCTGGGTCGGGCTGCCGTACCACGAGCTGGCGTTCAATGTGATGCGCCCGTTTGTGGCGGGCAGCATCAGCGATGCGGATTTCCGCCGCATTCTGGAAGAAACCTATGCGGTATTCGAGCACCAGGCGGTAGCGCCGCTGCGTCAGCTGGGTGCCAACGAATGGGTGCTGGAACTGTTTCACGGCCCGACGCTGGCGTTCAAGGACTTTGCCCTGCAACTGCTCGGGCGCTTGCTTGATCACTTCCTGATCAAGCGAGGCGAGCGCGTGGTGATCATGGGCGCGACCTCGGGTGATACCGGGTCTGCCGCGATCGAAGGCTGCAAGCACTGCGAGAATGTGGATATCTTCATTCTGCACCCGCACAACCGGGTCTCGGAAGTGCAGCGCCGGCAGATGACCACCATCATGGGCGACAATATTCACAACATCGCCATCGACGGCAACTTCGACGATTGCCAGGAAATGGTCAAGGACAGCTTCGCCGATCAGGGCTTTCTCAAGGGTACTCGTCTGGTCGCGGTCAACTCGATCAACTGGGCGCGGATCATGGCGCAGATCGTCTATTACTTCCACGCTGCGCTGCAGTTGGGTGGCCCGGCTCGGTCCATGGCTTTCTCGGTACCGACCGGCAATTTTGGCGATATTTTTGCCGGCTATCTGGCACGTAACATGGGTCTGCCGATCAGCCAGTTGATTGTCGCGACCAATCGCAATGACATCCTCCATCGCTTCATGGGCGGCAATCAGTATGACAAGGATACGCTGCACGCCTCCCTGTCGCCGTCGATGGACATCATGGTCTCCTCGAACTTCGAGCGCTTGCTGTTCGATATGCATGGCCGTAATGGCTTGCGCATTGCCGAGCTGATGGCGACCTTCAAGTCGACCGGCAAGCTCAAGGTCGAGCAGGAGCGTTGGACCGACACGCGCAAGCTGTTCGATTCGCTGGCAGTGGATGACGAGGCGACCTGTGCGACCATCGCCGAAGTCTTTAATGAGTGCGGCGAACTACTGGATCCGCACACGGCCATAGGCGTGCGCGCAGCGCGTGAGTGCCGCCGTTCGATGTCATTGCCGATGATCACGCTGGGCACGGCGCATCCGGTCAAGTTCCCTGATGCAGTCCTCAAGGCTGATGTCGGCGAAGCGCCGCATCTGCCTGCGCATCTGAGTGATCTGTTCGAACGCCAGGAGCGCTTTACCGTGCTGGCCAATGAGCTCAAGGCGGTTCAGTCTTTTGTTGCTGAACACGGGAACCGCGGCAAGCCTCTCTGA
- a CDS encoding homoserine dehydrogenase, producing the protein MKPVKVGICGLGTVGGGTFNVLQRNAVEIARRAGRDIEVAQIAARHLNPACSLGATPVTDDVFEVVNNPEIDIVIELIGGYGVAREVVLQAIANGKHVVTANKALIAVHGNEIFAAASEKGVMVAFEASVAGGIPIIKAVREGLAANQIDWVAGIINGTGNFILTEMRDKGRTFDDVLAEAQALGYAEADPTFDVEGIDAAHKLTILASIAFGIPLQFDKAYTEGISKLTTADVRYAEAFGYRIKHLGIARRTADGVELRVHPTLIPADRLIANVNGVMNAVMVNGDAVGSTLYYGAGAGAEATASSIVADIIDVVRTLTTDPNNRVPHLAFQAHSLSDLPVLPMGEVETAYYLRIQAKDRPGVLAKVASILSERGINIESILQKEAEEQDGLVPIIIMTHRVHEQKMNDAIDALEALDDIAGPLMRIRVEQLN; encoded by the coding sequence TTGAAACCGGTTAAAGTGGGAATCTGTGGTCTGGGCACCGTCGGTGGCGGCACATTCAACGTCCTGCAGCGTAATGCGGTGGAAATTGCCCGGCGCGCCGGTCGGGATATCGAGGTCGCGCAAATTGCTGCCCGGCATCTGAACCCGGCTTGCAGCCTGGGCGCCACCCCGGTGACAGATGATGTCTTCGAGGTCGTGAATAATCCCGAAATCGATATTGTTATCGAGCTGATCGGTGGTTATGGCGTAGCGCGGGAAGTAGTCCTGCAGGCCATCGCCAACGGCAAGCACGTAGTGACCGCAAACAAAGCGCTGATCGCCGTGCACGGCAACGAGATTTTTGCCGCAGCCAGCGAGAAGGGCGTGATGGTCGCGTTCGAGGCTTCCGTAGCCGGCGGCATCCCGATCATCAAGGCGGTACGTGAAGGCCTGGCCGCCAACCAGATCGATTGGGTGGCAGGCATCATCAACGGTACCGGCAACTTCATTCTGACCGAGATGCGCGACAAGGGTCGTACCTTTGACGACGTGCTGGCCGAAGCCCAGGCGCTTGGTTATGCCGAAGCCGATCCGACCTTCGACGTGGAAGGGATCGATGCTGCGCACAAGCTGACGATTCTGGCTTCCATTGCCTTTGGTATTCCGTTGCAGTTCGACAAGGCGTACACCGAGGGCATCAGCAAGCTGACCACGGCCGACGTTCGCTACGCCGAAGCATTTGGCTACCGGATCAAGCATCTGGGCATTGCCCGGCGGACTGCTGATGGCGTCGAGCTGCGCGTACACCCGACACTGATTCCTGCCGATCGTTTGATTGCCAACGTCAATGGCGTAATGAACGCGGTCATGGTCAACGGCGACGCAGTAGGCTCGACGCTGTATTACGGTGCCGGCGCTGGCGCGGAAGCCACGGCTTCGTCAATCGTTGCCGACATCATCGATGTGGTACGTACCCTGACCACTGACCCGAACAATCGCGTGCCGCACCTGGCATTTCAGGCGCATTCGCTGTCTGACTTGCCGGTTTTGCCGATGGGTGAGGTGGAAACCGCCTATTACCTGCGGATCCAGGCCAAGGACCGCCCAGGCGTGCTGGCCAAGGTGGCGAGCATCCTCTCCGAGCGCGGGATCAATATCGAATCGATTCTGCAGAAAGAAGCCGAAGAGCAGGACGGTCTGGTGCCGATCATCATCATGACCCACCGCGTTCACGAGCAGAAAATGAATGACGCCATCGATGCGCTTGAAGCGCTGGACGATATCGCCGGCCCGCTGATGCGGATCCGGGTTGAACAACTGAACTGA
- the rplS gene encoding 50S ribosomal protein L19, which produces MSNIIAQIEAEQMSKKLPEFAPGDTVIVQVKVKEGDRSRLQAFEGVVIGKRNRGLNSAFTVRKISSGVGVERTFQSYSPLIDSLTVKRRGDVRKAKLYYLRALSGRAARIKEKLG; this is translated from the coding sequence ATGTCCAACATTATTGCCCAGATCGAAGCTGAGCAGATGAGCAAGAAGTTACCCGAGTTCGCTCCGGGTGACACAGTGATCGTTCAGGTTAAAGTGAAGGAAGGCGATCGTTCGCGTCTGCAGGCCTTTGAAGGCGTGGTTATCGGTAAGCGTAACCGCGGTCTGAACTCCGCTTTCACCGTACGCAAGATCTCCAGCGGTGTAGGCGTTGAGCGTACTTTCCAGAGCTACTCGCCGCTGATCGACAGCCTGACCGTCAAGCGTCGTGGTGATGTACGTAAAGCCAAGCTGTACTACTTGCGTGCCCTGTCTGGTCGCGCTGCACGTATCAAGGAAAAGCTGGGCTGA
- a CDS encoding thioredoxin fold domain-containing protein, whose product MRLKLLMASLSALCATAVLAEPADDIRASLSKLNLPVAIKTISESPISGVYQVQLDSGRILYASGDGQFLIQGALYDLSAAQPRNLTSAAEAAGIGEVVNGLPQDQLVIFAPDKPKTHVTVFTDVDCGYCRLLHSEVGKLNDLGIEVRYAAFPRSGPGQPSAKIMESIWCAEDRQEAMTEAKLGNKIETLTCDNPVNKQFALGQQVGVQGTPAIFMANGVLLPGYKPAAELAEQALANQ is encoded by the coding sequence ATGCGACTGAAATTGCTAATGGCATCGTTGTCAGCGCTATGCGCCACAGCTGTGCTTGCTGAACCAGCTGACGACATCCGTGCCAGCCTGAGCAAACTGAACCTGCCTGTAGCCATCAAGACGATTTCCGAGTCGCCGATCAGTGGTGTGTATCAGGTGCAGCTGGATAGCGGTCGCATTCTGTATGCAAGCGGTGATGGGCAGTTTCTGATCCAGGGCGCACTTTATGATCTGAGTGCCGCGCAGCCGCGAAACCTGACCAGCGCAGCTGAAGCGGCCGGTATCGGTGAGGTGGTCAATGGATTGCCACAAGACCAGCTGGTTATATTCGCGCCGGACAAGCCCAAGACTCATGTGACGGTGTTCACGGATGTCGATTGTGGCTATTGCCGACTATTACACAGCGAAGTGGGCAAACTGAACGATCTGGGCATTGAAGTTCGCTATGCGGCGTTTCCGCGTAGCGGGCCAGGCCAGCCGTCGGCGAAAATCATGGAATCCATCTGGTGCGCCGAAGATCGGCAGGAAGCCATGACCGAAGCCAAGCTGGGCAACAAAATCGAGACTCTGACCTGTGACAACCCGGTGAATAAGCAATTTGCCCTGGGTCAACAGGTCGGTGTGCAAGGTACACCAGCGATCTTCATGGCCAATGGTGTGTTGCTGCCGGGCTACAAGCCGGCCGCAGAACTTGCCGAACAAGCCCTGGCCAATCAGTAA
- a CDS encoding CopD family protein, which produces MLWFLVLHIAALLFWGACLLYLPALIAGASWDNAEINNPAINGSAIKEPPNPFDSIARFVFTRIATPAALLAILAGSLVFLVNHTVTVWLIAKLTMVVGLVFVHTLLGMLVLRLEANNGKPLRVWCLVLGLTACALMAGIIWLVLAKPVLEVWP; this is translated from the coding sequence ATGCTCTGGTTTCTGGTTTTACACATAGCTGCCCTGTTGTTCTGGGGAGCGTGTCTGCTCTATCTGCCGGCGCTGATTGCCGGCGCCTCCTGGGATAATGCCGAGATCAATAATCCGGCCATCAATGGTTCCGCGATCAAGGAGCCACCGAACCCGTTCGACTCCATTGCACGCTTTGTATTCACCCGCATAGCTACGCCTGCCGCTTTGTTGGCGATTCTGGCAGGCAGTCTGGTTTTTCTGGTTAACCATACGGTAACGGTTTGGCTGATTGCCAAGCTGACGATGGTGGTGGGGCTGGTGTTCGTCCATACCTTGCTAGGTATGCTGGTGCTGCGCCTGGAAGCCAATAACGGCAAGCCGTTGCGGGTGTGGTGCCTGGTGTTGGGGTTGACTGCCTGCGCGCTGATGGCGGGAATTATCTGGCTGGTGCTGGCCAAACCTGTGTTGGAGGTTTGGCCATGA
- the trmD gene encoding tRNA (guanosine(37)-N1)-methyltransferase TrmD yields the protein MWAGVVTLFPEMFAALTEYGVTGRAVKRGQLSVEFSNPREHAHDRHRTVDDRPFGGGPGMLMKVEPLLEAIEAIRQKAPSPPRVIYLSPQGQPLTQQRAQELAEMDSLVLLCGRYEGIDERIIEMCVDEEISIGDYVLSGGELGAMVVLDAVTRLIPGVLGHADSAVEDSFTEGWLDCPHYTRPEEFEERRVPEVLLSGNHELIRRWRLKQSLGRTWQRRPALLKDLTLSKEQQQLLAEFIRERETDNH from the coding sequence GTGTGGGCCGGTGTAGTGACACTGTTCCCCGAGATGTTTGCCGCGTTGACCGAGTACGGTGTTACCGGTCGCGCCGTTAAACGGGGGCAGTTGAGCGTCGAGTTCAGTAACCCGCGAGAGCATGCTCACGACCGTCACAGGACGGTGGATGACCGGCCCTTTGGTGGTGGTCCGGGCATGCTGATGAAGGTTGAACCGCTGCTGGAAGCCATTGAGGCGATCCGGCAGAAGGCGCCTTCACCGCCCAGGGTGATCTACCTGTCACCCCAGGGCCAGCCGCTGACCCAGCAAAGGGCGCAGGAGCTGGCCGAGATGGACAGCCTGGTGCTGTTATGCGGGCGTTACGAAGGCATCGACGAACGCATCATCGAGATGTGCGTCGATGAAGAAATCTCCATTGGGGATTATGTGCTGTCCGGCGGTGAGCTGGGCGCCATGGTCGTCCTGGATGCAGTAACCCGGCTGATCCCCGGCGTGCTAGGGCATGCGGATTCAGCGGTAGAAGATTCGTTTACGGAAGGGTGGCTGGATTGTCCGCATTACACCCGGCCGGAAGAGTTTGAAGAGCGGCGCGTACCGGAGGTGCTGCTCAGTGGTAATCATGAACTGATCCGGCGCTGGCGACTCAAGCAGTCCCTGGGCAGAACCTGGCAACGTCGGCCAGCGTTGCTCAAGGATCTAACGCTGAGCAAAGAACAGCAGCAGCTGTTGGCGGAATTTATCCGCGAACGGGAAACCGATAACCATTGA
- the xerD gene encoding site-specific tyrosine recombinase XerD, producing the protein MSDLEQRVVAGYVDSLWLERGLARPTLEAYRTDLEHLASWLASRGSGLITASRAELMEHLGWRIGQGYQARSTARLLSCVRGFYRHALRQNLISEDPTLDIALPKLGRPLPKSLSEADVEALLAAPDPEDSLGLRDRCMLEVLYACGLRVSELTGLRLDQLNLRQGVVRVTGKGSKERLVPLGEEAIVWLQRYLQAGRAPLLGGQPSDVLFPSRQGREMTRQTFWHRIKLHASQAGIRTPLSPHTLRHAFATHLLNHGADLRVVQMLLGHSDLSTTQIYTHVARQRLRDLHASHHPRG; encoded by the coding sequence ATCAGTGACCTGGAGCAGCGCGTTGTTGCCGGGTACGTTGACAGCCTGTGGCTCGAGCGTGGGCTGGCGCGACCGACGCTGGAAGCCTACCGCACTGATCTGGAGCATCTGGCCAGTTGGCTTGCGTCGCGCGGTAGTGGGCTGATTACAGCCAGCCGGGCCGAGCTGATGGAGCATCTGGGTTGGCGCATTGGCCAGGGTTACCAGGCCCGGTCTACCGCAAGGTTGCTGTCCTGCGTGCGCGGATTTTATCGCCATGCATTGCGTCAGAACCTGATCAGCGAAGATCCGACGCTGGACATCGCGCTGCCCAAGCTCGGTCGTCCGCTGCCCAAGTCGCTCAGTGAGGCGGACGTGGAAGCGCTTCTCGCTGCGCCAGATCCTGAAGACAGCCTTGGTTTGCGTGACCGCTGCATGCTGGAAGTGCTCTATGCGTGCGGGTTGCGCGTCAGTGAACTGACCGGGTTGCGTCTGGATCAGCTGAATCTGCGTCAGGGTGTGGTGCGTGTCACCGGCAAAGGTAGCAAGGAACGGCTGGTGCCTCTGGGTGAAGAGGCAATCGTCTGGTTGCAACGCTATTTGCAGGCCGGTCGCGCGCCACTGCTGGGTGGTCAGCCAAGCGATGTGCTGTTTCCCAGCCGCCAGGGCCGGGAGATGACCCGGCAGACCTTCTGGCATCGCATCAAGCTGCATGCTAGTCAGGCGGGTATCCGCACGCCGTTGTCACCGCACACGCTACGCCACGCTTTTGCCACGCATTTGCTCAATCACGGCGCGGATTTGCGCGTGGTGCAGATGCTGCTCGGGCACAGTGATCTATCGACTACCCAGATCTATACCCATGTTGCCCGCCAGCGCCTGCGTGATCTGCATGCAAGCCATCATCCCCGTGGGTGA
- a CDS encoding exopolysaccharide biosynthesis protein, whose product MSTSLHNLEQLLEHIAVLAKDEQQVSMAQVVESVGDRSFGPLLLIMGLTLFSPLSGVPGMAIFAGLFVLLIALQMLVGRKHFWLPGFILNRSVAQSKLTKALDWLKPTARRVDRMIKPRLNFMLHPSSTYLIAGLCVMVGAALPFLELVPFSSSIVGLALAILGLALVARDGLLVLIAVSFIGAAGSLAIIKLL is encoded by the coding sequence TTGTCGACGTCTTTACATAATCTGGAGCAACTGCTCGAACATATTGCCGTGCTGGCCAAGGACGAACAGCAGGTCTCCATGGCCCAGGTGGTCGAGTCGGTCGGTGACCGCTCGTTCGGTCCGCTACTCCTGATTATGGGCTTGACGCTGTTTTCCCCGCTTAGCGGCGTGCCGGGGATGGCGATCTTTGCCGGCCTGTTCGTTTTGCTTATTGCCCTGCAGATGTTGGTCGGGCGTAAGCATTTCTGGTTGCCGGGGTTCATCCTCAATCGTTCTGTTGCGCAGAGCAAGCTGACCAAGGCCCTGGACTGGCTGAAGCCGACCGCTCGCCGCGTCGATCGGATGATCAAACCGCGCCTGAACTTTATGCTGCATCCCTCATCTACTTACCTGATAGCCGGGCTTTGCGTCATGGTGGGTGCTGCGTTGCCGTTTCTCGAACTGGTGCCCTTTTCTTCGTCAATCGTAGGTCTGGCGTTGGCCATTCTTGGTCTGGCGTTGGTAGCGCGCGACGGCCTGCTGGTCCTTATTGCAGTATCTTTTATCGGGGCGGCGGGTAGTTTGGCGATCATTAAATTGCTGTAG
- the coxB gene encoding cytochrome c oxidase subunit II, translating to MSKRLAAAALLGTSLLLGGCSGPMSSLQPGGPSAQAGAWMWWGMFGFFTLVLVAVIVLWLHAMRRDPGEVSDREAQREQNRWVIGGGLILPTLSIVVILAVGIPLGQRMLPLPPADGEVVRIDVTAHQWWWEVSYPDTGIVLKDQLHIPAGVPVDLRLTSNDVIHAFWVPRLGGKMDMFPGRTNILRLEADHPGVYHGSCSEFCGRGHAHMQFTVEAHEPDGYQAWLTEMQADD from the coding sequence GTGAGCAAAAGATTAGCAGCCGCAGCGCTGCTTGGCACGTCCTTGCTGCTCGGCGGTTGTAGCGGCCCGATGTCCTCGTTGCAGCCGGGAGGCCCAAGCGCTCAGGCGGGCGCGTGGATGTGGTGGGGGATGTTCGGGTTCTTTACCCTGGTACTGGTGGCAGTGATAGTGCTGTGGCTGCATGCCATGCGCCGTGATCCCGGCGAAGTCAGCGACCGGGAGGCGCAACGTGAGCAAAATCGCTGGGTGATCGGCGGCGGATTGATTCTACCCACTCTGAGTATTGTCGTGATCCTGGCGGTGGGTATCCCCTTGGGTCAGCGAATGCTGCCATTGCCGCCAGCCGACGGTGAGGTGGTGCGCATTGACGTCACTGCTCACCAGTGGTGGTGGGAAGTCAGTTATCCGGATACCGGCATTGTGCTGAAGGACCAGTTGCATATCCCTGCCGGCGTGCCGGTGGATCTGCGCCTGACCAGCAACGATGTTATCCACGCGTTCTGGGTGCCGCGACTGGGCGGCAAGATGGATATGTTTCCGGGCAGAACCAATATTCTGCGGTTGGAAGCAGATCACCCCGGTGTTTATCACGGCAGTTGCAGTGAATTTTGCGGCCGCGGTCACGCGCACATGCAATTTACCGTAGAGGCCCACGAACCGGATGGTTACCAGGCATGGCTGACGGAGATGCAAGCCGATGACTGA
- a CDS encoding DUF2231 domain-containing protein translates to MASASIISKMSIHGHPIHPMVIHFPVAALLGLIGTDIAYLLSGDFFWARAGLWLAGVGVVGGWISGTIGLLDLIIVEQIRRLITAWCHAILAVMLLSVATLNWLSRLGSPDALIMPWGLYMSLLGGLLIALASFLGGQLVYDHAVGVAPEKTAKRVARNMKIQQYDEP, encoded by the coding sequence ATGGCTTCCGCTTCCATTATCAGCAAAATGTCGATTCACGGGCATCCGATACATCCGATGGTCATTCACTTTCCGGTGGCTGCCCTGCTGGGTTTGATCGGGACTGACATCGCCTATCTGCTGAGTGGCGATTTTTTCTGGGCCCGAGCCGGATTGTGGCTGGCGGGCGTGGGCGTCGTGGGCGGATGGATATCCGGCACCATCGGCTTGCTCGACCTGATTATTGTTGAGCAGATACGCCGCCTTATAACGGCCTGGTGCCATGCCATTCTGGCGGTCATGCTGCTGTCTGTCGCCACGCTCAATTGGCTCAGCCGGCTTGGCAGCCCGGATGCCCTGATCATGCCTTGGGGCCTGTATATGTCGCTGCTGGGCGGCTTGTTGATCGCCCTGGCCAGTTTTCTCGGCGGACAACTGGTTTATGACCATGCGGTGGGCGTCGCGCCGGAGAAAACCGCGAAGCGGGTAGCGCGCAATATGAAAATCCAACAGTACGATGAGCCCTGA
- the rimM gene encoding ribosome maturation factor RimM (Essential for efficient processing of 16S rRNA) — protein MTSLSESSGSPLVVLGKIVSVHGIRGSVKVYSETDPLDNVLNYPEWILRRGAEQRTMTVLEGRVQNRVLVVNLKGINDRDQALALVDYEICVAREALPDLEQGEFYWHQLEGLQVVTVEGQLLGRIDHLLETGSNDVMVVKPCEGSLDQRERLLPYLPDMYVKSIDLQAGLMQVDWDPEF, from the coding sequence ATGACCAGTCTGTCGGAGTCGAGCGGATCACCCTTGGTGGTCCTCGGTAAGATTGTTTCGGTTCACGGCATTCGCGGTTCGGTGAAGGTGTATTCCGAAACGGACCCGCTGGATAACGTTCTGAACTATCCCGAATGGATACTCAGACGCGGTGCAGAACAGCGCACCATGACCGTGCTGGAAGGCCGGGTGCAGAACCGGGTGCTGGTGGTTAACCTCAAGGGGATTAACGACCGAGATCAGGCTCTGGCGCTGGTAGATTACGAGATCTGTGTGGCGCGTGAAGCCTTGCCGGATCTTGAACAGGGCGAGTTCTACTGGCATCAGCTGGAAGGTTTGCAGGTCGTAACCGTCGAAGGGCAGTTACTGGGTCGGATCGATCACCTGCTGGAAACCGGTTCCAATGATGTGATGGTAGTCAAACCCTGCGAAGGCAGCCTGGATCAGCGCGAACGTTTGCTGCCCTACCTGCCGGATATGTACGTGAAGTCGATCGATCTGCAGGCAGGTCTGATGCAGGTGGATTGGGACCCGGAGTTCTGA
- the rpsP gene encoding 30S ribosomal protein S16, whose amino-acid sequence MVTIRLARGGSKKRPFYHLTVANSRNARDGRFVERVGFFNPVANGAEIRLSVNQERVSYWLSQGAQPSERVAALLKENQAAA is encoded by the coding sequence ATGGTAACCATTCGTCTAGCTCGTGGTGGCTCCAAGAAGCGCCCCTTCTATCATCTGACTGTCGCCAACAGCCGCAACGCCCGTGATGGCCGTTTCGTTGAGCGCGTAGGCTTTTTCAACCCCGTTGCCAACGGTGCTGAAATCCGCCTGTCAGTAAACCAGGAGCGCGTTAGCTACTGGCTGAGCCAGGGTGCACAGCCCTCTGAGCGCGTTGCTGCTCTGCTGAAGGAAAATCAGGCCGCTGCCTGA